One segment of Candidatus Woesearchaeota archaeon DNA contains the following:
- a CDS encoding nitroreductase family protein has product MDAIENIMTRRSVRKYLDKEVEWDKVGIVLEAGLNAPSSGNLQNWKFIVVLDEEKRKAIAEACLEQYWMQDAPVHIVIVCEVQKTRQFYGERGERFYSIQNCAAAAQNMLLAAHAQDLGSCWVGSFDEDMLRKTCGIPEYIRPQAVIALGYAAETPESQDKYRLYDIVHIEGWDAKIKDPKWVLKEHAWSVENKLKRQAKKMQKRIGKWEGASKDIFDKLRSKKE; this is encoded by the coding sequence ATGGATGCAATCGAAAATATCATGACCAGGCGTTCTGTGAGGAAATATTTGGACAAGGAAGTCGAATGGGACAAGGTTGGCATAGTCCTTGAGGCAGGCCTGAATGCGCCTTCCTCAGGCAACCTGCAAAATTGGAAATTCATTGTTGTGCTGGACGAGGAAAAAAGAAAGGCAATTGCCGAGGCGTGCCTGGAGCAGTACTGGATGCAGGATGCGCCTGTGCACATAGTCATCGTATGTGAAGTGCAGAAAACAAGGCAGTTCTACGGCGAGAGGGGAGAAAGGTTTTATTCCATCCAAAACTGCGCTGCTGCTGCGCAGAATATGCTTCTTGCGGCGCACGCCCAGGATTTGGGGAGCTGCTGGGTTGGAAGCTTTGACGAGGATATGCTGAGAAAGACTTGCGGAATTCCGGAATATATCAGGCCACAGGCTGTTATTGCATTGGGCTATGCAGCTGAAACCCCGGAAAGCCAGGACAAATACAGGCTGTATGACATAGTGCACATTGAAGGATGGGATGCCAAGATAAAGGATCCAAAATGGGTGCTGAAGGAGCATGCCTGGAGCGTCGAGAACAAATTGAAAAGGCAGGCGAAGAAAATGCAAAAAAGAATCGGGAAATGGGAAGGCGCTTCAAAGGATATTTTTGACAAATTGCGGAGTAAAAAAGAGTGA
- a CDS encoding ATP-dependent DNA ligase, with translation MKYSQLVEIYESLEATSKRLEKTYYIAKLLGETDRDMLPKIVLLLQGKIYPSWDERKIGVASRLVIKALGLAVGLEADKIESEWKKTGDLGKVAEALVGRKKQATLSSMDITVQKVFSNLRKLAELEGQGTVQKKMQLIAELLTSATPKEAKYIVRTILEELRVGVGEGSIRDAIIWDHFGDIEKIKETKEGELKGDYRKFLEKVQEAFDLTNDFGIVAQAARQGEKELENIRLEVNRPIKVMLAQKVDDVDEAFERVGKPCAIECKYDGFRMQVHGRDGKVMIFTRRLEDVTAQFPEVAEFFRKNIRAREFILDGEAVGFDPKTKKYLPFQKVSQRIRRKYDIDKLASQFPIELNIFDIVYCDGKNLLRQDFSERRKILRKILREEKWKAVLAEQLVTDSKAKAQEFYERTLKQGMEGVMFKKLDAPYKPGSRVGHMVKLKPVMESLDVVIVGAEWGEGKRATWLTSYAIAVRDEEGNLLEIGKVSTGLKELEGEDGTTFSEMTVMLKPLITAEKRKQVTVKPKIVIEVNYEEIQKSPTYSSGFALRFPRFVRLRTEEKSAEDASDINFVEDLYYGQKKSK, from the coding sequence ATGAAATATTCGCAACTAGTTGAAATCTATGAAAGCCTTGAGGCGACCAGCAAGCGCCTGGAAAAAACCTATTACATTGCCAAGCTGCTGGGCGAAACAGACCGCGATATGCTCCCCAAGATTGTCCTTCTCCTGCAGGGCAAAATCTATCCTTCCTGGGATGAGCGGAAAATTGGCGTCGCGTCCAGGCTTGTAATAAAAGCGTTAGGCCTTGCAGTTGGCCTCGAAGCCGATAAAATAGAAAGCGAATGGAAAAAGACTGGCGACCTCGGCAAGGTTGCAGAGGCTTTGGTAGGCAGGAAAAAGCAGGCAACATTGTCGTCAATGGACATCACGGTGCAAAAAGTGTTTTCCAACCTGAGAAAGCTGGCAGAGCTTGAAGGCCAGGGCACAGTGCAGAAAAAAATGCAGCTTATTGCAGAGCTCCTGACTTCAGCAACCCCTAAGGAGGCAAAATACATTGTCAGGACCATCCTGGAGGAACTCAGGGTCGGGGTTGGCGAAGGCTCCATTCGCGACGCGATAATCTGGGACCACTTTGGGGATATTGAAAAAATCAAGGAGACAAAGGAAGGCGAGCTCAAGGGGGATTACAGGAAATTCCTTGAAAAAGTCCAGGAAGCGTTTGACCTGACAAATGATTTCGGGATAGTCGCGCAGGCTGCCAGGCAGGGCGAAAAGGAGCTGGAAAATATCCGGCTGGAAGTCAACCGCCCGATAAAAGTCATGCTTGCTCAGAAGGTTGATGACGTTGACGAGGCATTTGAGCGCGTTGGAAAGCCGTGCGCAATCGAGTGCAAGTATGACGGGTTCAGGATGCAGGTCCATGGCAGGGACGGGAAAGTCATGATATTCACCCGCAGGCTTGAGGATGTCACTGCCCAATTCCCGGAGGTTGCCGAATTTTTCAGGAAAAATATCAGGGCAAGGGAATTCATCCTTGACGGCGAAGCCGTTGGATTCGACCCGAAGACCAAAAAATACCTTCCTTTCCAGAAAGTCAGCCAGAGGATCAGGCGCAAGTATGACATTGACAAATTGGCCAGCCAGTTCCCTATTGAGCTGAATATTTTTGACATTGTCTACTGCGACGGCAAAAATCTTCTCAGGCAGGATTTTTCCGAGAGAAGGAAAATCCTCAGGAAAATACTGCGCGAGGAAAAATGGAAGGCGGTTCTTGCCGAGCAGCTTGTAACAGACAGCAAGGCCAAGGCGCAGGAATTCTATGAGCGCACGCTAAAGCAGGGCATGGAAGGCGTCATGTTCAAGAAGCTGGATGCGCCATACAAGCCGGGCTCACGGGTCGGCCACATGGTCAAGCTCAAGCCTGTCATGGAAAGCCTTGACGTTGTTATCGTCGGCGCTGAATGGGGGGAGGGCAAGCGCGCAACCTGGCTGACAAGCTATGCGATTGCGGTCAGGGATGAGGAGGGCAACCTGCTCGAAATCGGCAAGGTGAGCACAGGGCTGAAAGAGCTTGAAGGCGAGGACGGCACAACCTTTTCTGAAATGACAGTGATGCTGAAGCCGCTCATAACAGCTGAAAAGCGAAAGCAGGTTACTGTCAAGCCAAAAATTGTAATTGAAGTCAACTATGAGGAAATCCAGAAAAGCCCTACCTATTCATCGGGATTTGCACTCAGGTTCCCGAGGTTTGTCAGGCTCAGGACAGAGGAAAAATCAGCAGAGGATGCAAGCGACATTAATTTTGTCGAGGATTTGTATTACGGGCAGAAGAAGTCAAAATAA
- a CDS encoding TrbC/VirB2 family protein — protein sequence MLLASMPLVSAVEFNQSISDQDKATFDQILSPVMKIYNLVKYAATVVAVIILLFAGVNYMTSGDDPKKREQSKSMVMYVVIGLIVIWAAPLVVNFIVG from the coding sequence TTGCTTTTGGCTTCAATGCCATTGGTAAGTGCAGTTGAATTCAACCAAAGCATAAGCGACCAGGACAAGGCAACATTTGACCAGATTTTAAGCCCGGTCATGAAAATATACAATCTGGTCAAGTATGCAGCAACAGTTGTGGCGGTTATTATCCTGCTGTTTGCAGGGGTAAATTACATGACATCTGGCGATGACCCGAAGAAAAGAGAACAGTCCAAGAGCATGGTCATGTATGTTGTCATTGGCTTGATTGTGATATGGGCTGCGCCACTGGTTGTGAATTTTATTGTTGGATAG
- a CDS encoding DUF87 domain-containing protein, whose protein sequence is MAYQIPQQLEYQEKIIFGLTFKQLFYAIIFGTITLIIFKTIEAPYFKVTLALIPSTLGIMFMFFNLENTIKDYWHFTRFKNNENYIGIKKIENNTIIAKNKVAIIKVQPINFRIKPSGEQEAIMESFQKFLNSLDFPIQILMNTESLELEDYLNSLKSRINQYEELFEHYKTHLQKVIKSNKIMDRIFYIVIPEQNNIEIQADICLQKLENLNLKAERLNNEQLQKLFKANPKINNHPKHLEVNKKFNRIIYAHGYPRTVEAGFLDRIVSSQGDFDLSLHIKPYPLETMLINLNKELQKQRADLYVMQNKQIINPSLEIQYNDTRHILEELQKGEEKLFNISLYICCKADTLEQLELLSRKVESELNSLMIAPKIATFRMSQGYKSILPLGIDQLNANRNITTKALSAFFPFTSQFSRIDETGIWLGLNRNKIPIIRDIFKLPNPNGLVLAQSGGGKSYFCKLLIARYLLNGTKVMIIDPQGEYKELVSHFNGQRIDLSRTSQTIINPLDLMGHDYTEKRLSLMDLMPVLLGDLTEPQKAFIDRAITEAYSKKGIKEEPETWQKTPPILGDVLEALKLMEKHSIQLEKSTIRSLMNRLSMYVDGVFSFLNRKTNINFNNNFVCFDIGNMPKQVKPVIMFLVLDYVYMKMKSDLSRKILLIDEAWSLLSRTEDATYIFEIVKTCRKFNLGLLLINQEVEGMLESEAGKSVLANSAYTLLMRQKPAVIKGICEAFHLSNQERTHLLTAQVGEGILIMEDDHTEIKVVASEEEHRIITTNPDEIIENSKTKEKPSKSLKNAQRKEVTINVDSYVGLYKCSKLNLEEIKYLMAKGHRSFEAKSLLGKKKEKFLVKPRFNESLSHAFLVYDIANYLESKNIPCQKFTTRKPDIIFELNGKKFAIEVETGTVLHNRKKQILEKVSLLKQNYDKWFFVVTNPNFTKKYRKYGKSIDIRYLSNQLDKMLKKQNSHHTYRHNNVK, encoded by the coding sequence GTGGCCTACCAAATCCCTCAGCAACTCGAATACCAGGAAAAAATCATCTTCGGCCTGACATTCAAACAGTTATTCTACGCTATCATCTTCGGGACAATAACATTAATCATCTTCAAAACTATCGAAGCACCCTACTTCAAAGTCACTCTTGCCCTAATCCCCTCAACTTTAGGCATAATGTTCATGTTCTTCAATCTGGAAAACACGATAAAAGACTACTGGCATTTTACAAGATTCAAAAATAACGAAAATTACATTGGAATAAAGAAAATAGAGAACAACACAATTATTGCAAAAAACAAAGTCGCCATAATCAAAGTCCAACCAATCAATTTCAGGATAAAGCCAAGTGGAGAACAAGAAGCAATAATGGAATCATTCCAGAAATTTCTAAACAGTTTGGACTTCCCAATCCAAATCCTCATGAACACAGAAAGTTTGGAACTTGAAGATTATCTCAATTCTTTAAAATCGAGAATAAACCAATATGAAGAACTGTTCGAGCATTACAAAACCCATCTCCAAAAAGTCATCAAATCCAACAAGATAATGGACAGGATTTTCTATATTGTTATTCCAGAACAAAACAACATCGAAATTCAGGCTGACATTTGCCTGCAAAAACTGGAAAATCTTAACCTCAAAGCTGAAAGACTAAACAATGAACAACTACAAAAACTATTCAAAGCCAACCCAAAAATCAACAACCATCCAAAGCATTTGGAAGTAAACAAGAAATTTAACAGAATCATTTATGCACACGGCTATCCAAGAACTGTGGAAGCAGGCTTCTTAGACAGGATTGTTTCTTCACAAGGCGACTTTGACCTTAGCCTTCACATCAAGCCTTACCCATTGGAAACAATGCTCATCAACCTGAATAAGGAACTGCAAAAGCAAAGAGCAGATTTATACGTAATGCAAAATAAACAAATCATAAACCCTTCTTTAGAAATACAGTACAATGATACAAGGCATATCCTTGAAGAATTGCAAAAAGGCGAAGAAAAGCTCTTCAACATAAGCCTTTACATCTGCTGCAAGGCCGACACATTAGAGCAGTTAGAGCTATTATCAAGAAAGGTCGAATCTGAGCTAAACAGCCTTATGATTGCGCCAAAAATAGCCACTTTTCGCATGAGCCAGGGCTACAAGTCAATCCTACCCCTAGGCATAGACCAATTAAATGCCAACAGGAACATAACCACAAAGGCATTGTCAGCCTTCTTTCCTTTTACAAGCCAATTCAGCAGAATTGATGAAACAGGAATATGGCTTGGCCTTAACAGAAATAAAATTCCAATAATAAGAGACATTTTCAAATTGCCAAATCCAAATGGTCTAGTCCTTGCACAATCAGGCGGTGGAAAATCATATTTCTGCAAACTGTTGATAGCAAGATATTTGCTAAACGGCACTAAGGTAATGATTATTGATCCCCAAGGTGAATATAAAGAACTTGTAAGTCATTTCAACGGCCAAAGAATCGACCTTTCAAGAACAAGCCAGACAATAATCAATCCTTTAGATTTAATGGGCCATGATTACACTGAAAAACGCCTTTCTTTAATGGATTTAATGCCTGTTTTATTAGGCGATTTAACAGAGCCTCAAAAGGCCTTTATTGACAGGGCAATAACAGAAGCGTACAGCAAGAAAGGCATCAAAGAAGAACCCGAGACATGGCAAAAGACACCACCAATTCTTGGTGATGTTCTTGAAGCATTAAAACTGATGGAAAAACACTCCATCCAGCTTGAAAAGTCCACAATTAGAAGCTTAATGAACAGATTAAGCATGTATGTTGATGGCGTTTTCAGCTTTCTCAACCGAAAAACCAACATAAATTTCAACAACAATTTTGTATGCTTTGACATTGGCAATATGCCAAAGCAAGTCAAGCCAGTCATTATGTTCCTTGTCCTTGATTATGTTTACATGAAAATGAAGTCAGATTTGTCAAGGAAAATCCTCTTAATTGACGAAGCATGGTCATTATTGTCAAGAACAGAAGATGCAACATATATTTTTGAAATTGTAAAGACGTGCAGGAAATTCAATCTCGGCCTACTTTTAATCAATCAGGAAGTTGAAGGAATGCTTGAATCTGAAGCAGGCAAGTCAGTTTTGGCAAACTCAGCTTACACATTATTAATGCGCCAAAAGCCTGCTGTCATAAAAGGCATTTGCGAAGCTTTCCATCTTAGCAATCAGGAAAGAACCCATCTTCTTACAGCACAAGTCGGAGAAGGCATTCTCATTATGGAAGATGATCACACCGAAATAAAGGTTGTAGCATCAGAAGAAGAGCATCGAATTATCACAACGAATCCAGATGAAATTATAGAAAATAGCAAAACGAAAGAAAAACCATCTAAAAGCTTAAAGAATGCACAACGAAAAGAAGTCACAATAAATGTGGATTCCTATGTAGGATTATACAAGTGCTCAAAGCTCAATCTCGAAGAAATCAAGTACCTGATGGCCAAAGGCCACAGGAGCTTTGAAGCTAAAAGCCTTCTTGGAAAAAAGAAGGAAAAGTTTCTTGTGAAGCCAAGATTCAATGAAAGCCTTAGCCATGCTTTTCTCGTTTATGACATTGCAAATTATCTTGAAAGCAAAAACATCCCCTGCCAGAAATTCACAACAAGAAAGCCAGACATAATATTTGAATTAAATGGCAAGAAATTTGCAATCGAGGTTGAAACAGGAACTGTACTGCACAATAGGAAGAAACAAATTCTTGAGAAAGTAAGCTTACTGAAACAGAATTATGATAAGTGGTTCTTTGTAGTCACCAATCCAAATTTTACCAAAAAGTACAGAAAATATGGAAAATCCATTGACATAAGATATTTGTCAAACCAGCTCGATAAAATGCTCAAAAAACAAAATAGTCACCATACATATAGGCATAATAATGTTAAGTGA
- a CDS encoding N-6 DNA methylase, with protein MSEESDNFIEQVLKAFIHINKEISSETLEHNFSPRFVDYFVKSVLHYQGNEYIFERQRTDITLQDENNLRVVVIETKKPKEDLDAEKWREQAGKYADESTKYVGLTNGYTFLLWQNEKGHRVLKVNINFKNIIDTKRAKEDKLTTQETEQILFLKNISKEELWNESKYNKFNEYYATIDVADDSGFKKLIEQLNHISTELLKQYTYSAFDEYYAGYAQYKHTLGELSDLKGASRKNSKHAAEIAKFELKTEGKYKKYASFSGYYIWKALSNRSDDDEDENKQVFCKESIYVLLNRLLFIRICEDKNLLKKKISNGGIERLREELSEPIVGDSEVFKQIIKFSYGGAQKIYYHFYEKDNPLDWYESGDGELDHVLNKVIWLLNQFNFTKVDRDILGKLYEKYLPKEERKRLGEFYTPDEVIDYILNAVEYTPSKAIEGKDIIDPACGSGGFIVRAARRLIARHVVKFGKATPKEALDNKQWSEVYERLSAKECEEIVNSVATHIHGFDINPFAVHITEMNLLFQVIDLYSKAIKGNSSFTVPRFKIYETDSLEIPTEQTNLVQFQGATGKSLAKDKSYTDELKKKKYDFVVGNPPYVNTSNLDSSIQIDSYRKTYSETVFRNFDLYIPFIQLGVQLMTDKGRMSYICSNQFMVKDYGKNLRHFLSKNVGIQELIDFEDKRVFDSATNYPLIFIFTKEKIQTTFCAKVLSNNKNIFKEIQEYKSSGKKPTNLTMFNLPTNQFSDEPWIIRPKDEWGIVKRLTALPKLSDRATFVSGLRTGKDGAYFGKIEDNDQPLVTITTKLKAVKVEPKIVKPTLKGRDVRRWAAKASISAIYPHSDSPPYTFSLEIMAKQFPNSLSYFKEIKAVLDGRKWFKKTAIELHKEFYAMMYFDLPSDFDKAEIVTPALTKEPNFALNEEKALFIGGTAGIIGICPKMNKHALLGILNSKIFAYYLKTQPIKSGGFRQMSVNSISKFPLPQENKKLESEIAGKVTQLLKAKLKNEEIKSLEAEIDDLVFDLYGITEERKIIDKAIKV; from the coding sequence GTGAGTGAAGAATCAGATAATTTTATTGAACAAGTACTAAAGGCGTTCATCCATATTAATAAAGAGATAAGCTCAGAAACACTAGAACACAATTTTAGTCCCAGATTCGTTGACTATTTTGTAAAGTCCGTTCTACATTACCAAGGTAATGAATATATCTTTGAAAGGCAAAGAACTGATATCACTTTACAGGATGAAAATAATTTAAGAGTTGTTGTAATAGAAACAAAAAAACCTAAGGAGGACTTAGATGCTGAAAAATGGAGAGAACAGGCAGGAAAATATGCAGATGAATCCACAAAATATGTGGGTCTGACCAATGGTTATACCTTTTTGTTGTGGCAAAATGAAAAGGGACACAGGGTTCTTAAAGTCAATATTAATTTTAAAAATATTATTGATACTAAGAGAGCAAAGGAAGATAAACTCACAACACAAGAAACTGAGCAAATACTCTTTCTTAAGAATATCTCAAAAGAAGAATTGTGGAATGAAAGCAAATATAACAAATTCAATGAATATTACGCAACAATAGATGTTGCAGACGACAGTGGTTTTAAAAAACTTATTGAACAATTAAATCACATTTCCACGGAGTTGTTAAAACAGTATACTTACAGTGCATTTGATGAGTATTACGCCGGATATGCTCAGTATAAACATACCCTAGGTGAACTTAGTGACTTGAAGGGGGCTAGTAGGAAAAACTCCAAACACGCTGCAGAAATAGCTAAATTCGAGCTAAAAACTGAAGGCAAATACAAAAAATATGCATCTTTCTCTGGATATTATATTTGGAAGGCATTATCCAATCGCTCTGACGACGATGAAGATGAAAACAAGCAGGTTTTCTGCAAAGAATCTATATACGTTTTGCTCAATAGGTTATTATTTATACGAATTTGTGAGGACAAGAACCTTCTCAAAAAAAAGATTTCAAATGGTGGTATTGAGCGATTGCGTGAAGAATTGTCGGAACCAATAGTCGGCGATTCTGAAGTATTCAAGCAAATAATCAAATTTTCTTATGGCGGTGCACAGAAGATTTATTATCACTTCTATGAAAAAGATAATCCTCTAGATTGGTATGAAAGTGGCGATGGTGAGTTAGACCATGTATTAAACAAAGTTATCTGGCTTCTCAATCAATTCAACTTTACTAAGGTGGATAGGGATATACTTGGCAAGCTTTATGAAAAGTATTTACCAAAAGAAGAGAGAAAAAGACTAGGGGAATTTTATACACCAGACGAAGTTATTGATTATATACTTAATGCTGTTGAGTATACTCCTAGTAAGGCCATAGAGGGAAAAGATATAATAGACCCTGCTTGCGGTTCAGGTGGCTTCATTGTTAGAGCTGCCAGAAGACTGATTGCTAGACATGTGGTGAAATTTGGAAAAGCCACTCCTAAAGAGGCACTTGATAATAAGCAGTGGTCAGAAGTTTATGAGAGATTGTCTGCAAAAGAATGTGAGGAGATTGTTAATTCTGTGGCAACACATATTCATGGCTTTGATATTAATCCATTCGCAGTACATATAACTGAAATGAACCTGCTTTTTCAGGTGATTGACTTGTATTCCAAAGCGATAAAGGGTAACTCCTCTTTTACAGTTCCACGCTTTAAGATTTACGAGACAGACTCTCTTGAGATACCAACTGAACAAACTAATTTAGTGCAGTTCCAAGGAGCAACTGGTAAGAGCCTTGCCAAAGACAAATCATATACAGATGAACTAAAAAAGAAGAAATATGATTTTGTAGTTGGAAATCCACCTTATGTTAATACCTCTAATTTAGATAGCAGCATTCAGATAGATAGTTATCGAAAGACATATTCTGAGACAGTTTTCCGTAATTTTGATTTATATATTCCCTTCATTCAGTTAGGAGTTCAATTAATGACTGACAAAGGTAGAATGTCATACATCTGCTCAAATCAATTTATGGTCAAAGACTACGGAAAGAACTTACGCCACTTCCTAAGCAAAAATGTTGGTATTCAAGAGCTTATTGATTTTGAGGACAAGCGTGTTTTCGACTCCGCCACAAATTATCCTCTTATTTTCATCTTTACCAAAGAAAAAATTCAGACAACTTTCTGCGCAAAGGTTTTGTCTAATAATAAAAATATCTTCAAAGAGATACAGGAATATAAAAGTTCTGGCAAGAAACCGACAAACTTGACAATGTTCAATCTTCCGACCAATCAATTTTCAGATGAACCGTGGATAATCAGACCGAAAGACGAGTGGGGGATAGTTAAGAGATTGACTGCTTTGCCAAAGCTTTCAGACCGTGCAACATTTGTTTCTGGCTTGAGAACCGGAAAAGATGGCGCGTATTTTGGCAAGATTGAAGACAACGACCAACCTCTCGTAACAATAACCACAAAGTTAAAAGCTGTAAAAGTTGAGCCAAAAATTGTAAAACCGACACTCAAGGGTAGGGACGTGCGAAGATGGGCTGCAAAAGCTTCTATTTCCGCGATTTATCCCCATAGTGACAGTCCTCCGTACACATTTTCATTAGAGATTATGGCGAAACAATTCCCAAATAGTCTCAGCTATTTCAAGGAAATAAAGGCAGTGTTAGATGGGCGTAAGTGGTTTAAGAAAACTGCAATCGAATTGCACAAAGAATTTTATGCGATGATGTATTTTGATTTGCCTTCTGATTTTGATAAAGCAGAAATAGTAACGCCTGCACTCACCAAAGAGCCGAATTTTGCCTTGAATGAGGAGAAAGCTCTTTTTATAGGTGGTACGGCAGGTATTATCGGTATCTGCCCTAAGATGAACAAGCACGCCCTATTGGGTATTCTTAATTCGAAAATTTTTGCTTATTACTTAAAAACTCAGCCAATAAAGTCTGGCGGCTTTAGACAGATGAGTGTAAATAGCATTTCCAAATTCCCGCTACCACAAGAAAACAAAAAATTAGAAAGCGAGATTGCAGGAAAGGTAACGCAACTCCTAAAAGCGAAATTAAAGAATGAAGAAATTAAGAGCCTTGAAGCCGAAATAGACGACCTTGTTTTCGACCTTTACGGAATCACAGAGGAGCGCAAGATCATTGATAAAGCAATCAAAGTTTGA
- a CDS encoding PD-(D/E)XK nuclease family protein, whose product MTTYSHSKLSSFEQCRLKYKYHYIDRIKVVEGGQSIELFLGSRVHEALEKLYRMLQFGKKLSLKEVLRFYHLEWKKNWNRTVFIVNDDLSPKDYQSMGAKFIYDYYNTYEPFNQGKVLGIETEYFLDLDEKNTIHVRMDRIVESSPEVYEIHDYKTNKSLPTQAHLDEDRQLALYSIWVRENFKDAKKVRLVWHFLQFNKEMVSERNPEQLIVLRKNILGIIKEIEGEKEFAPTVSTLCDWCEYKGICPMWKHQAAIEELPKNKYLKEDGVKLVNKFAELTYKKRQLEKEINDEMELVKDALIRYAESKDVSVVFSKDNKVSIKQYDSIKVPAKNTKEREKLEKLLKELNKWDDVAGLDTNALKKAIEEGGWPASVVSSVKKFMEVEKSYRLSLGKVKGEE is encoded by the coding sequence ATGACAACATACTCCCATTCAAAGCTAAGCTCATTCGAACAATGCAGATTAAAGTACAAATACCACTATATTGACAGGATTAAGGTAGTGGAAGGTGGCCAGAGCATTGAGTTGTTTCTTGGCTCTCGTGTCCATGAGGCGCTCGAAAAGCTTTATCGCATGCTGCAATTTGGAAAAAAGCTTTCTTTGAAGGAAGTATTGAGATTTTACCATTTGGAGTGGAAAAAGAACTGGAACAGAACTGTCTTCATTGTTAATGATGATTTAAGTCCCAAAGACTACCAGAGTATGGGTGCCAAGTTCATATATGATTATTACAATACTTATGAGCCGTTTAATCAGGGCAAAGTCCTTGGCATTGAAACTGAATATTTCCTTGATTTGGATGAGAAAAATACGATTCATGTAAGAATGGACAGGATTGTTGAATCTTCTCCTGAAGTATATGAAATCCATGACTACAAGACAAACAAGTCTTTGCCAACACAGGCACATTTGGATGAAGATAGGCAGCTTGCCTTGTATTCCATATGGGTAAGGGAGAATTTCAAGGATGCAAAGAAAGTAAGGCTTGTCTGGCACTTTTTGCAGTTCAACAAGGAAATGGTTAGTGAAAGGAATCCTGAGCAGCTTATTGTGCTGAGGAAGAACATTTTAGGAATAATTAAGGAGATTGAAGGGGAAAAGGAGTTTGCCCCTACTGTTTCGACACTCTGTGACTGGTGCGAATACAAGGGCATATGCCCTATGTGGAAGCATCAAGCTGCTATTGAAGAGCTACCTAAGAACAAGTACCTGAAAGAGGATGGTGTGAAGCTTGTAAATAAGTTTGCTGAATTGACATATAAGAAAAGGCAGCTGGAGAAAGAGATTAATGATGAAATGGAATTAGTCAAGGATGCCTTGATTAGGTATGCAGAGTCAAAGGATGTTTCTGTGGTGTTCAGCAAAGACAATAAGGTAAGCATAAAGCAGTATGATTCAATCAAGGTTCCTGCAAAAAACACAAAAGAGAGGGAAAAGCTGGAAAAGCTTTTAAAAGAGCTAAACAAATGGGATGATGTGGCTGGCTTGGATACAAATGCCTTGAAGAAAGCTATTGAGGAAGGGGGATGGCCTGCTTCGGTTGTTAGTTCAGTCAAGAAGTTCATGGAAGTTGAGAAGAGCTATAGGTTGAGCTTGGGGAAGGTTAAGGGAGAGGAATAA